From Centropristis striata isolate RG_2023a ecotype Rhode Island chromosome 16, C.striata_1.0, whole genome shotgun sequence, a single genomic window includes:
- the grhl3 gene encoding grainyhead-like protein 3 homolog: protein MTKETETLGLVFQSENFNYNRVNNYMMESWPYLESPVPEQNHSKPRLHPGDDLAALTLLYEQCKSHKEQKIIGNRKTERTPNSSSDLSSLEATASVMKMLSESGPLVHPQEVLGSKQGLPLSLPSAQDTYATLTSVVPDAYDKQELNIIFDSLLQKWPESGAFPDPSTETLPYSDPFPEEQSSPVYSASYSGSPPERFRNEFQFTLGSPPASSYKSSELPMVYLNKGQFYPISLQGVDSSSCITATRVKTVVMAVFENDKSPEMQLRFWNHWHARQPTAKQRVIDIADYKEVFSGISNIEEVAFNALSFVWNPNEEAKVYIGINSLSTDFSAQKGVKGLPLNLQIDTYDVSSGSNQLLHRAALQVKIFCDKGAERKMRDEERKRSKRRGKADAHTNKGLVSSSMGSECTFFQSVEDHLTQPVLFIPETHLNSLQRMATPMDDSDRSSMKRLYPDREQSSSPASKQARREDPQRVLLYVRTRAEEVFDALMLSSPTVSGLREAVSEKYGMQKDTIGKIYKKCKRGIFVNMDDNIIEHYTNQSAFLIEVSEAAGGQFQVTLVEV from the exons ATGACCAAAGAGACTGA GACTCTGGGACTGGTCTTTCAGAGCGAGAACTTCAACTATAACCGTGTCAATAACTACATGATGGAGTCGTGGCCGTACCTGGAGAGCCCCGTCCCCGAGCAGAACCACTCCAAGCCCAGACTGCACCCCGGAGACGACCTGGCAGCCCTCACCCTGCTCTACGAGCAGTGCAAG AGCCACAAAGAGCAGAAGATCATCGGCAACCGCAAAAcagaaag GACTCCCAACAGCAGCAGTGACCTGTCCTCGTTGGAGGCGACGGCCAGCGTGATGAAGATGCTGTCGGAGAGCGGACCCCTGGTCCACCCCCAGGAGGTCCTGGGCTCCAAGCAGGGCCTGCCCCTCTCTCTGCCCAGCGCCCAGGACACCTACGCCACCCTGACCAGCGTGGTGCCGGACGCCTACGACAAGCAGGAGCTCAACATCATCTTTGACTCTCTGCTGCAGAAATGGCCCGAGAGCGGAGCGTTCCCCGACCCGTCCACCGAG ACTCTTCCCTATAGCGATCCCTTCCCCGAGGAGCAGTCCAGTCCGGTCTACTCCGCCTCCTACAGCGGATCTCCTCCGGAGAGGTTCAGGAACGAGTTCCAGTTCACGCTGGGATCTCCTCCCGCCTCCTCCTACAAGTCCAGCGAGCTGCCCATGGTGTACCTGAACAAGGGCCAGTTCTACCCCATCAGCCTGCAGGGCGTGGACAGCAGCTCCTGCATCACTGCCACCAGAGTCAAG acgGTGGTGATGGCTGTGTTTGAGAATGACAAGAGCCCAGAAATGCAGCTTCGCTTCTGGAATCACTGGCACGCACGCCAGCCAACCGCCAAGCAGAGGGTCATTGACATCG cgGATTATAAAGAGGTGTTCAGTGGAATCAGCAACATCGAGGAGGTGGCCTTCAACGCTCTCTCCTTCGTGTGGAACCCCAACGAGGAGGCCAAg GTGTACATCGGCATTAACTCCCTGAGTACGGACTTCTCGGCCCAGAAGGGCGTGAAGGGTTTACCTCTGAACCTGCAGATCGACACCTACGACGTGAGCTCGGGGTCCAACCAGCTGCTGCACCGAGCCGCCCTGCAGGTCAAGATCTTCTGTGATAAG GGGGCAGAGAGGAAGATGCGTgatgaggagaggaagaggagcaagAGGAGGGGGAAGGCCGACGCCCACA CTAACAAAGGTCTGGTGAGCAGCTCCATGGGCTCTGAATGCACCTTCTTCCAGTCTGTGGAGGACCACCTCACCCAGCCGGTCCTCTTCATCCCAGAGACCCACCTCAACAGCCTGCAGCGCATG GCCACGCCCATGGACGACTCCGACAG GAGTTCTATGAAGAGATTATAtccagacagagagcagagcagctcTCCAGCCAGCAAACAGGCCCGCAGAGAAGATCCTCAGAGAG TTCTTCTGTACGTCAGAACTCGAGCTGAAGAAGTCTTCGATGCGTTGATGCTCAGCTCGCCGACAGTGTCCGGTCTACGGGAAGCT GTTTCAGAAAAGTACGGTATGCAGAAAGACACCATCgggaaaatctacaagaaatgCAAAAGAGG gATCTTCGTCAACATGGACGACAACATCATCGAACACTACACCAACCAGTCGGCGTTCCTCATCGAGGTGTCGGAGGCGGCCGGCGGTCAGTTCCAGGTGACTCTCGTCGAGGTATGA